The Brassica oleracea var. oleracea cultivar TO1000 chromosome C6, BOL, whole genome shotgun sequence genome includes a region encoding these proteins:
- the LOC106297205 gene encoding uncharacterized protein LOC106297205: MLAESEAYDRWIRVADLEEDHLKQKAKLHWLEIGDQNNKTFHNAILARKATNMIREIKRDDGSVVSTQEDIKAEAVSFFSNFLNHIPEDYSGVTVEELEMLSDFRCTDEDRLALEKDVSAEEIKNILYAMASNKSPGPDGYPAEFFKLAWPVVGEDFILAIQSVFMKYFLPKGVNSTILALVPKTTEAKEMKDYRPIACCNVLYKVVSKIIANCLKAILPRIIAANQSAFVQGRLLKENVLLATELVKNYHKETVFPRCAMKIDISKAFDSVQWSFVIATLTAMGFPTSYIHWIRLCITTPSFSVQVNGELAGYFQSDDLMVFVEGSKDSVEGVMAVFDEFSHWSGLHISLLSRATPYDKRHDFPRLSTSNLKGQDTYKFMDYSPLIVCRKTAADKITFLWSGPDLKSSGEKVAWKDVCTLKSEGGLGVRPLKEVNMTHGLKIIWRLLSEKTSLWGQWIRMNLTKKKSFWEISGKTQQGSWMWKKILKLRDIAKTFHMKDIGNGRNTSLWFDQWTDMGQMSELLGDRGIIDLGIPRESNVAEAFTRQRPRRRHRTVILQEVEKQIMIYTNSRRENMQDTDLWRRRSGFKKRFSNHETWLLCRQERTEVDWDKGIWFSHCTPKFSFMIWLAMLNKLSTLDRVATWNRGTNPTCVLCSVEVETRDHLFFKCSYSTMIWEKLVKGIMKRRYSDNWSFITNMIVDSGMEPISTFCFRYSFQCALYTVWFERNRRRHGDNPRTAVILAKQIDKSIRNRLSLLSKSGDKRYGGALGVWFGFR, from the exons ATGCTAGCTGAGTCTGAGGCATATGACAGATGGATTCGTGTGGCTGATCTTGAGGAAGATCATCTTAAACAGAAAGCAAAACTCCATTGGCTTGAGATTGGTGACCAAAATAATAAAACCTTCCACAATGCTATTCTAGCTCGGAAAGCTACAAATATGATCAGAGAAATCAAGAGAGATGATGGCTCTGTGGTTTCCACTCAAGAGGACATCAAAGCAGAAGCAGTGAGTTTTTTCTCCAATTTTCTGAATCACATTCCGGAAGATTATTCAGGGGTTACAGTGGAGGAGCTGGAGATGCTTAGTGATTTTCGCTGTACAGATGAGGATAGGCTCGCATTGGAGAAAGATGTTTCAGCTGAGGAAATCAAAAACATTCTTTATGCTATGGCTTCTAATAAATCGCCTGGTCCTGATGGTTATCCTGCAGAATTCTTCAAGTTAGCATGGCCAGTTGTTGGTGAGGATTTCATTCTTGCTATACAGTCAGTATTCATGAAATATTTTTTGCCAAAGGGAGTCAACTCCACAATATTGGCTTTGGTTCCTAAGACAACTGAGGCGAAAGAGATGAAAGACTATCGCCCCATCGCTTGTTGCAACGTTCTCTACAAGGTGGTCTCAAAGATAATAGCAAATTGCCTCAAAGCTATCCTTCCTAGGATTATTGCGGCCAACCAGTCAGCGTTTGTACAAGGTAGATTGCTCAAGGAGAATGTTTTGCTTGCTACTGAACTGGTGAAAAATTACCACAAAGAAACTGTCTTCCCAAGGTGTGCAATGAAAATTGACATATCTAAAGCTTTTGACTCAGTGCAATGGTCTTTTGTCATTGCTACTCTAACTGCGATGGGTTTTCCAACCTCCTATATTCACTGGATACGTCTTTGTATCACCACTCCATCCTTCTCGGTTCAAGTAAATGGAGAGCTTGCTGGATATTTTCAGAGTG ATGATCTAATGGTGTTTGTGGAAGGTTCTAAAGATTCAGTGGAAGGAGTAATGGCAGTCTTTGATGAATTTTCTCACTGGTCGGGGCTTCATATCAGCTTG TTATCTCGGGCTACCCCTTATGACAAAAGGCATGACTTCCCAAGACTATCTACCTCTAACTTAAAAGGTCAGGACACGTATAAGTTCATGGACTACTCGCCGCTTATCGTATGCAGGAAGACTGCTGCTGATAAAATTA CTTTCCTCTGGTCGGGTCCAGATTTAAAAAGCTCAGGAGAAAAGGTGGCTTGGAAGGATGTTTGTACTCTCAAGAGCGAGGGAGGTCTAGGCGTCAGACCTCTCAAGGAGGTGAACATGACTCATGGTCTAAAAATTATATGGAGGTTGTTATCTGAGAAGACTTCACTGTGGGGACAGTGGATCCGCATGAATCTCACTAAGAAGAAGAGCTTTTGGGAAATTAGCGGGAAAACTCAACAGGGATCTTGGATGTGGAAGAAAATTCTAAAGTTGAGAGACATTGCTAAAACATTTCACATGAAGGATATTGGTAATGGTAGAAACACTTCCTTATGGTTTGATCAATGGACAGACATGGGGCAGATGTCGGAACTGCTTGGTGATCGGGGCATCATTGATTTGGGCATTCCTCGAGAGTCGAATGTTGCAGAAGCATTTACTAGGCAGCGTCCAAGACGGCGCCATCGTACTGTTATCCTGCAAGAGGTTGAGAAACAAATTATGATCTACACAAATAGCCGGCGTGAGAATATGCAGGATACTGATCTATGGCGCAGGAGGTCGGGTTTCAAGAAGAGATTCTCTAATCACGAGACTTGGCTTCTCTGCCGCCAAGAAAGAACTGAAGTAGATTGGGATAAGGGGATATGGTTCTCTCACTGTACCCCTAAATTCTCCTTTATGATATGGCTGGCGATGCTAAATAAACTATCAACCTTAGACAGAGTAGCTACTTGGAACAGAGGGACAAACCCAACTTGTGTTTTATGTAGTGTTGAAGTGGAGACAAGAGATCATTTGTTTTTCAAATGTTCTTATTCAACCATGATCTGGGAGAAACTGGTGAAAGGGATTATGAAGAGAAGATACTCAGACAATTGGTCATTCATTACGAATATGATCGTGGACAGTGGTATGGAACCAATCTCTACATTCTGTTTCAGATACTCTTTCCAGTGTGCTCTTTATACGGTCTGGTTCGAGCGAAATCGACGTAGACATGGAGATAACCCAAGAACTGCAGTAATTCTGGCGAAGCAAATAGACAAAAGCATCAGAAATCGTTTATCCCTTTTGTCTAAGTCAGGAGACAAGAGATATGGGGGAGCTTTGGGTGTATGGTTTGGTTTTCGTTAA